DNA from Thermoleophilum album:
TCGAGAACCCGTTCGTCCCTGGCCGCTACTCCGTCGATCTGTGGGTCGCAGAGGAGCGCGGTCGCGACGAGATCGCCGTGCAGCCGCTGCGCCTGATCTCGTTCGTCGTTTACGGCACCGGTGAGCGCGAGGGAATCGTGCGTCTGCGCAGCCGTTGCTCGACCGAGTTGGGGCAACCGCCGACCGGATCGCACGAGATCGGGCCGACCATGACATCGGCTTCGCCTGCCATGCCCACCGCCTCGCCGACGGACGTCGAAGACGGGGTGCTATGAGCGAACTCAGCGACACACCCTTGACGGAGACAAAGGAAGCGGTAGTCCGCACCGACTGCTCGCAAAACGGCGAGCGCAGTGCTCGCGATGGCCACGCAGCGCGTCCTCCACTAGCACTGCGTGACGTCAACGGCCCCTCAGCACTGAGCGGCGGCTGGCGTCGTGCTCTTCAGCTTCTGTGGTTGCTGTCGGTGCACGACTTCAAGAAGGCCTACTTCGGCACGGTTCTCGGCTACGTCTGGTCGGTGATGCGGCCGCTGCTTCTCTTCTCCGTTCTGGTGGCCGTCTTCACGCAGGTGTTCAGGGCCGGTTCGGGCGTTCCCCACTATCCGGTGATCCTGCTCCTGAACATCGTGTTGTTCACGTTCTTCTCGGAGGCCACGACCGCGGCCGTCGGCTCGATCGTCGCTCAGGAGTCTGTCGTTCGGAAAACTGAGTTTCCGCGTGCGGTGATCCCGATCGCCGTGGTCCTGACGAGCCTTTTCAACCTCGGTCTGAACCTCATCGTGGTGTTCATCTTCATGCTCGCCTGGGGACTCGAACCGCGCCTCCAGTGGCTCGGCCTGATCCCGATCGTGATCGCCCTGTTCTGGCTTACCGCGGCGGTGGCGATGATCCTCGCCTCGCTCTACCCGCGCTTCCGCGATACGGCGATCATCTGGTCGGTGCTGAGCACCGTGCTTTTCTACGGCAGCCCGGTCCTGTATCCGGCCGAGATCGTGCCCAGGCCACTATCGCACTTCGTTCAGGCGAACCCGTTCGCGCCCTTGCTCGAGTACGCGCGCGTGTGGCTGATCGACCCCAGCGCACCGACCCCGCCCGAACTGGCCGGCGGCACCGCCTGGCTCGTAATCCCGTTCGCCTGTTTCCTGGGCATCGGGGCACTCGCGATCTGGATCATGAACCGCGAAGCGCCCCGAATCGCCGAGCGCCTCTAGAGGCTGCGTCGGCACGCAACACTGGAGCTCAACGTACGTGTCGGAGCACCAGACTCGCGGCCCGGCGCAGCCGCCGGGTGATTCTCCGGCCCAGCGCGCCTTCGTATTTCTGGCAACGCTGCTCGAGCTCGCCCAGCCGCTCGCGCAGACCAGTCAACTCAGCGTTCAGGGCGTGAGTTCGCTCGCGCATCCCCGCGAGCTCGGCCTGCGCACTCTCGAGACTCAAGGTCAGCTCCGCTTCACGCGCCGTCGGTATCCGCGGGGTGGGGGCCAGCTCGAGGCCGTAGCGTGGGTTCACCACGCCCTGGAGCTCACCGAGCTGCTCCACCGCGTCCTCGAGAGGCAGGTCCGGCGGGCGCACCGGCTCCCGCCCGGGGCCGCTCCCTTTGCGCCAACGAACGCAAGTCCAGTCGACCCACTCGATGCGATCCTCGATCCCCCGCGCGGCTCGGAACTCCTCGACCGCGGCGCGGCACTCCTCGACCCAGCCGTAGTCGTCGATGATCACGAAGCCTCCCTCCACCAAGTCGTCGTAGAGGGCTTCTAGTCCCGTGCGCGTCGCCGTGTAAGTGTCACCGTCGAGGCGTATAAGCGCCCAGCGGCGCGAGCCCTTTAGCCGCGGAAGTGTCTCTTCGAAGAAACCCTCGATGAACTCGAAGCCTTCCGTGTAGCCGAAGCGAGCGAAGTTCTCGCGCACTTCCGCTGCGGAGACCGCGAGGTATTCGATCTCGCGGAGCATTCCTTCGAGCCCAGCGCTGCGACCAGCGGATGGTTCGCCCTTATCCCGCCTGAACCCCTTGAACGAATCGGCGACCACGACCACTCGATCACCCTCGATGCCATGGGCAGCAAGCGCCGCACGCATGAACAACGCCGCACCGCCTCGCCACACCCCGGCTTCGATGAGATCTCCGGGCACTCGTTCATTCGCGATCGTCTCGATGCACCGGTCGAGATCGTCGAGACGCATCAGCCCTCCCATCGAGATCCCGTTGTACGGCCAGTCCATGCCGATAGCTCGGATCTGTTTGAGCTCGCCCCGCAACTCGCGACTAAGAACGCCGCCATCTGGCGTCGGCAGAACGGTCAGCGTCGTCGGTCCGATCAAGTCGCAGATGGTGAGTTTCAGCAGGTCCAGGTAGGCGCGGCGTAGGCTCGCGGGATCACCAGCCGCTGGGGTGGACGCGAGCGGACGTGTGCAGCGCAGTCTCGCAAGCGCGTCGATCACGCGCCGCGCATGGCGGTCGGCGACCGCTCGCGGCGGTGCGCCGCCAGCCGCGCCGACAGCTTTAGTTGTGCTCTCCGCTCCCTGCCGCCCCGAATCGGATCCCGCGCGCCCTTTCATCATCGAACCTCCTTGCCGACGCCCATCGCGGACTGCACGGCGGGGACTGCGCGCACGCCTTT
Protein-coding regions in this window:
- a CDS encoding ABC transporter permease, which produces MSELSDTPLTETKEAVVRTDCSQNGERSARDGHAARPPLALRDVNGPSALSGGWRRALQLLWLLSVHDFKKAYFGTVLGYVWSVMRPLLLFSVLVAVFTQVFRAGSGVPHYPVILLLNIVLFTFFSEATTAAVGSIVAQESVVRKTEFPRAVIPIAVVLTSLFNLGLNLIVVFIFMLAWGLEPRLQWLGLIPIVIALFWLTAAVAMILASLYPRFRDTAIIWSVLSTVLFYGSPVLYPAEIVPRPLSHFVQANPFAPLLEYARVWLIDPSAPTPPELAGGTAWLVIPFACFLGIGALAIWIMNREAPRIAERL
- a CDS encoding TylF/MycF/NovP-related O-methyltransferase, with protein sequence MMKGRAGSDSGRQGAESTTKAVGAAGGAPPRAVADRHARRVIDALARLRCTRPLASTPAAGDPASLRRAYLDLLKLTICDLIGPTTLTVLPTPDGGVLSRELRGELKQIRAIGMDWPYNGISMGGLMRLDDLDRCIETIANERVPGDLIEAGVWRGGAALFMRAALAAHGIEGDRVVVVADSFKGFRRDKGEPSAGRSAGLEGMLREIEYLAVSAAEVRENFARFGYTEGFEFIEGFFEETLPRLKGSRRWALIRLDGDTYTATRTGLEALYDDLVEGGFVIIDDYGWVEECRAAVEEFRAARGIEDRIEWVDWTCVRWRKGSGPGREPVRPPDLPLEDAVEQLGELQGVVNPRYGLELAPTPRIPTAREAELTLSLESAQAELAGMRERTHALNAELTGLRERLGELEQRCQKYEGALGRRITRRLRRAASLVLRHVR